The sequence GCCGCTCACTTCCTTCCGCATGGGCAGATGGGATCTCCACCGCCAGCACTGGCCTCTTTTGGCCGCCGCAGGCATCCTTTGCGATGCCTCAGTGCGCCCCCTGCACTGCGCGCCCACGCCACTGCAGGGACCCAACCATTTTGACGCGCCAGGCACTCCATACTGGGTTTCGGTGGGAGACGACAGAATTTTTGAAGTTCCTCTTACCGTGACCCCTCTCGTTCCGCAGCTTCCGGCCCTGTTGCGCAGCGTGTCCGGCCCGACTGGCAAAAAAATACGCGCCAGCCTGAAAAACTGGGGAGCACTGGCTCTGCTGCCAGTTTACCATCCCCTGTGGGCCATGTGCGCCATTACAAAAATTTTTGCGGCCCGTGGCGGACGGGTGCTTTCCCTGACCTGGCATTCATCAGAAATGATGCCCGGCGGCACGCCTCACCTGCCTGACGCCGCAGCTGTGGCGCGCTTCACGCGCAAAGTTGCCGACTGGCTCAACTGGCTGCACAGGCATTACAGTGTGCGGTGCGTGACCATGGACGAACTGCGCTGCGAGCTTGGGCCAACGGCCCCCACCCTGCTGGGCAAGGGCGACTGGACTGGCGGGCCTGCAACCCCATAGCTCTGTTTTTCAAGAGAAATTTTACAAGCAACCCGTGATCATACATGCACAAAGAGACGGCGACAGCATTAATACCCAGCAACCCGCTGAGAAAAGCCCGCCGCATTTGGAGACAACCATGACGGAAACCAGCACCAAGGCCTCCCGCCCCGTATTCAAGACGGGCCTGCCGCACGTGGCCTATGTTCTGCTGTGGTATCCGCTGTTTACACAGCCCTTTATCTTCAGGGAAGTGGAAGGCCTCAAGGGGCTGCTGCCGCTTTCCGTCTACAGCCTGTACGGCCCCAACCTGCGCCACTGCTCCAACGAAATGCGGGCCGTGGCCGGAGAAACGCGCACCTACGGCATGCGCGCCCTGGGGCGTGTGCTGGGTGAATGCTTCCGGCAAATTGCGCTGCACCCTTTGCGTTCTGGACGCCTCTTCCGCAAGGCCATATTCCGCCGCTGGCGCAGCTGGGAAACCCTGGGTGAAAACCTTTGGGCATTCTGCGCCGGCATGTACCTGGGCCGCCTGTTCAGCGAGGCTGGCATAGACATGATCTACGCTCCATGGCCGCGCGGCACTGCCACAGCTGCCTGGGTTGCCTCGCAGATCGCCGGGTTGCCCTTTGCCACCGCCGCGCGCGGCGACAATCTGGAGCCAGCCGACCCGGATCTCGGCGACAAACTGACCGCAGCTTTCTTTGTACGTGCCAACAACGAGGCGGACAAAACCCGTATCGAGGTTTTTGCCAAGGGGCAGGCCAAGGGCAAGGTGGAGCTGATCTACAACAGTCTTACCCTGCCGCCCTTGCCAGAAACTGATATTCCCGCAAGCGTCGCCGCACCCAAGGCACAGGAAAATGCCCAGACACAACAGCCCATGGAGCGCCCCGTGCGTCTTCTGGCTCTGGGGCGGTTTGACGTTACCAAGGGTTTTGACGTGCTGATCAAGGCCTGTGCCATCCTGCGCGACAGGGGCGTGGATTTCAGGCTTACCCTTGCAGGCGGCGGCGGCGCGGTTATGGGTCTTGGACGTATGGAAGCCGAGATATTGCGCCTGCGCGAGGAGCTACGGCTTGAAGACCGGGTGCTGCTGCCGGGCATTATTTCGCACAACGAACTGCCGCACATCCTGGCCGAGCACGACATTTTTGCAGCGCCCTGCGTGGTGCACGAATCTGGCCGCCGCGACGGCATTCCCAACACGGTTATTGAAGCCTTGGCCTACGGCCTGCCCGTGGTGAGCACCACGGTCAACGCACTGCCTGAAGTGGTGATCAACGGTAAAACCGGCCTTGCCGTGCCGCCCAACGATCCCGAGGCTCTGGCCGATGCCCTGCAATGCCTTGCCGATAACGACGCTCTGGCTCAGGAACTGGCGCGCAACGGCAAACAGCTTGCGGCGGATATGTTTGACCCGACCCGCAACAATCGGCGTCTGGCAGATATTTTCATCAAACATTACACGATCTGGAAACAAAAATGTGCGGTATAGCTGGCATTTGCCAAGTTGACGCCTCGCCTCTCACTCCCGAAGCCGGGCAGTGGGTCAAGGCCATGACCGATCGCATGTCCCATCGCGGCCCCGATGGTGAAGGACAGTGGAGCAGCGGCCCGGTCTGCCTTGGGCACAGGCGGCTCTCCATCATCGACCTTTCCGGCGGCGGCCAACCCATGCACAGCGCCGACGGTCAGATGACCGTCACCTTCAACGGTGAAATATACAATTATGCCGAGCTCAAAGAACAGTTGACCGCCCTTGGCGGACAATTTCAGACCAGTTCCGACACGGAAGTCATTCTTGAGGGCTACCGCATATGGGGGCCGGACTGTCTGGCCCGCTTTGACGGCATGTTTGCCTTTGCCCTGTGGGACAACCAGCAGCGCCGTCTGTTCTGCGCCCGCGACCGCTTTGGCAAAAAGCCATTTTTCTATACCGTGCAGCACGGCAGGCTGTATTTTGCCTCCGAACTGACCGGGATTGAACAGTTGCGCCATCTGAGCCTGACCATGAACCCGCAGGCCGTTATGCGCTATCTGGCCTACGAATATGTGCCCACGCCGCACAGCGTCTACACAGAGGTGCAGAGCCTGCCGCCTTCGCACATGTTGCTGCTGCAGGATGGCAATCTGAGTATTTCCCGCTACTGGGATATGCCCATGCCCGATGAGTCCGACAGGCGCAGCGACAATGAGCTTTGCGAAGAACTGCGCTTTCTGCTCTCACGGGCGGTACGCCGCCGTATGGTCAGTGATGTGCCGCTGGGTGTCTTTCTTTCCGGCGGCATTGATTCTTCCATTGTGGCGGGGCTCATGGCCCGCCAGTCTTCCACGGCCATCAAGACATTTTCCATCGGCTTCAGCGAGGCCAGCTACGATGAGTCGCGCTATGCCCGCATCGTGGCCAAGGCCTTTGCCACCGACCACCATGAACGCGTGCTTTCCGCCGAGGAATGCGCAGATACCCTGCCCGGCATCATCAGCCGCATGGACGTGCCAATGGCGGATGCGTCCGTTGCCCCCACATGGCTGCTTTCCGGCGTCACGCGCGAAAAGGTCACCGTGGCTCTTGGCGGCGACGGCGCGGACGAACTGTGGGCGGGGTACGAACACTATATCGGCTTCAAGGTTGCCCAGTGGTACAATGCTGCCCCCTCTGCGCTGCGCAAGGGCATCATAGAACCGCTTGCGCAATTGCTGCCTTCCTCTGCGGGGTACATCAACCCCCGCCTGGCCGTTGCCACATTCCTGCGGGCGGCGCATGCCCCGGCATGGCAGCGGGTGCAGACCATGCTCACGGCCTTTACGCCCGACATGCAGGAATCCATTCTGGATAGCGCTTTCAAGGCGCAACAGCCCGGTTTTCTGGCTCCCGAAGTTCTCTTTGCCCCCACGCGCGAACACTATGACCACTGGCAGCCGCAAAACGCCGCCACGCCGCTTGCCCGCGCTTTCCACGTGTATGCCCGCCAGTTCATGCTTGATGATATCCTGGTCAAGGTTGACCGTTGCTCCATGCTGCACAGCCTGGAGGTTCGCGCGCCGTTCCTTGACAAGGATGCGGCGGAGTTTGCCGCACGCCTGCCCGTGAGCAGGAAACTGCACGGCTTCAAGCGCAAGTGGCTGCTCAAAAAGGCTTTTGCCGAGCTGCTGCCGGATGAAATCCTGTACCGCAACAAACGCGGTTTCCAGATTCCTGTGGCAGAGTGGCTGCGCGGCCGCATGCGGCCCCTCATGGAAGACCTGCTGAGCGAATCCACCCTGAAGGCGCAGGGCATATTCAACCATCAGGCGGTTCGCGCCCTTATGGACGAGCATGTCTCCGGCAGGGCCGACCTGCGCAAGCCCCTCTGGACGCTGCTGGTCTTCCAGCTGTGGTGGAGGGCTCGCCATCCCTGAGCCTGCCCCGCTTGCCACCATCAACAGAGTGCTTATACTGAAAGAAGCATGCGGAAAACCCGCAGCTTAAATCTGCTTGAGAGGAAAATGCATGACCAGCCAGATCAAGACTGTTCTTCTGCTCGCCCTGCTTTCCGCCATTATAATTATGCTTGGCGGCCTGATGGGAGGGCGCACAGGCGTTATCTTTGCCTTTGGCCTAGCCCTGATCATGAACGTGGGCAGCTACTGGTATTCTGACAAGATAGTGCTTTCCATGTACCGCGCGCGCGAGCTCGCACCGGAGGAAGCACCATATCTGCACAAAATTGTGGAAGAACTTGCCCACAATGCGGGCATTCCCAAGCCGCGCATCTGCGTGGTGCCTGAAGAAGCTCCCAATGCTTTTGCCACGGGCCGCAACCCGGAAAATGCCGTTGTTGCCGTCACGGAAGGCATCATGCGCCTGCTCTCGCCCGAAGAACTGCGCGGTGTGCTGGCGCA is a genomic window of uncultured Desulfovibrio sp. containing:
- a CDS encoding glycosyl transferase family 1; the protein is MSIKQPLYLAVSLDVEEEGLFGGHYARRGFSTRNTASLRALTPFCTMGVRPTLFCAHSVLADKTSHETLAWLRDEHHAEIGAHLHHWNTPPLALDGSEQTLPDMADSVPAAALSNDLFAAKLAALMKAGRAVQSAPLTSFRMGRWDLHRQHWPLLAAAGILCDASVRPLHCAPTPLQGPNHFDAPGTPYWVSVGDDRIFEVPLTVTPLVPQLPALLRSVSGPTGKKIRASLKNWGALALLPVYHPLWAMCAITKIFAARGGRVLSLTWHSSEMMPGGTPHLPDAAAVARFTRKVADWLNWLHRHYSVRCVTMDELRCELGPTAPTLLGKGDWTGGPATP
- a CDS encoding glycosyltransferase family 4 protein, whose protein sequence is MTETSTKASRPVFKTGLPHVAYVLLWYPLFTQPFIFREVEGLKGLLPLSVYSLYGPNLRHCSNEMRAVAGETRTYGMRALGRVLGECFRQIALHPLRSGRLFRKAIFRRWRSWETLGENLWAFCAGMYLGRLFSEAGIDMIYAPWPRGTATAAWVASQIAGLPFATAARGDNLEPADPDLGDKLTAAFFVRANNEADKTRIEVFAKGQAKGKVELIYNSLTLPPLPETDIPASVAAPKAQENAQTQQPMERPVRLLALGRFDVTKGFDVLIKACAILRDRGVDFRLTLAGGGGAVMGLGRMEAEILRLREELRLEDRVLLPGIISHNELPHILAEHDIFAAPCVVHESGRRDGIPNTVIEALAYGLPVVSTTVNALPEVVINGKTGLAVPPNDPEALADALQCLADNDALAQELARNGKQLAADMFDPTRNNRRLADIFIKHYTIWKQKCAV
- the asnB gene encoding asparagine synthase (glutamine-hydrolyzing) yields the protein MCGIAGICQVDASPLTPEAGQWVKAMTDRMSHRGPDGEGQWSSGPVCLGHRRLSIIDLSGGGQPMHSADGQMTVTFNGEIYNYAELKEQLTALGGQFQTSSDTEVILEGYRIWGPDCLARFDGMFAFALWDNQQRRLFCARDRFGKKPFFYTVQHGRLYFASELTGIEQLRHLSLTMNPQAVMRYLAYEYVPTPHSVYTEVQSLPPSHMLLLQDGNLSISRYWDMPMPDESDRRSDNELCEELRFLLSRAVRRRMVSDVPLGVFLSGGIDSSIVAGLMARQSSTAIKTFSIGFSEASYDESRYARIVAKAFATDHHERVLSAEECADTLPGIISRMDVPMADASVAPTWLLSGVTREKVTVALGGDGADELWAGYEHYIGFKVAQWYNAAPSALRKGIIEPLAQLLPSSAGYINPRLAVATFLRAAHAPAWQRVQTMLTAFTPDMQESILDSAFKAQQPGFLAPEVLFAPTREHYDHWQPQNAATPLARAFHVYARQFMLDDILVKVDRCSMLHSLEVRAPFLDKDAAEFAARLPVSRKLHGFKRKWLLKKAFAELLPDEILYRNKRGFQIPVAEWLRGRMRPLMEDLLSESTLKAQGIFNHQAVRALMDEHVSGRADLRKPLWTLLVFQLWWRARHP